TCTGATAGGAACTAAACCTCAATATGCAAGGAGCCTCCGTCTGATAGGAACTTAAACCTCAATATGCACGGAGCCTCCGTCTGATATGAACTAAATGCCTACTACAACATGACTACCACTGATGAAAAATTATTTCATCCTTGAATAGGTGCTTATGTTTCATCTAATAGAGAATTTGTATGTAAAGCCACTGTTGCCTTCACTGTCCATGAACAATCATGAACCTCAGCCTGTCAatgtcaagtgtgtgtttatgtgtgagtagCATGTGAGAGTCCATGTGTGTAAgtaagtctctctgtgtgtgcgtgagaggaGGGGGcttagtgagagtgtgtttgtgagaaatagagtgtctgagagggaggatatgtgttgtgtgtgtgtgtctcagtgtgtgtgtgtgtgtgtgtgtgtgtgtgtgtgtgtgtgtgtatgttggtaaTCACGCATTTCTGGCCCTTCCCACTGCAGCAgctcttcctgttcctcctggAGGCTCAGACAGGGGGCGCTGTGGCGCCGACAGAGGGCTGCATCAGCACGGAGCAGCTTCTCCTGGAGCTGAAGGCCGGGGGACTGCGCCGCGACCAGGAAGAGGCCGTGCTGCGGGAACTCACACACCTGGGCGCTCTGGACCTGCTCGACTTCCTCGCCTACCTGCCCCTCTTCATCCTCATTCACAACTCCGTGGTCAACAACCCACTGGACGACACACCCAATCtgtgatatcacacacacacacacacacacacacacacacacacacaaatgcaacatGCAAGGattaaaacacatgcacatagaaaATGACACATAAAGCATGAAGACATATAATCAAACATACATGAACATGACCCCAGCCATTAGACTCCTATTGATGAAATCACACATATGTCAACGCCGTGTGATCATAAAGTACCTGAGGATCACTCCAGGCCTTAAGGGGAAGaaagcgcactcacacacactcacacgcactcttCTGCACATTAGACTGCACAGATCTACATCTGATCCGTTCATACCAGATCCTGGCCTGATCCACTCCAGGCCTTTGGGATATTGCTTGCCTATGAAAGAGTGCTGTCTATGGTACTGAAATATGGAGCAGGCTAGTCTGAGAGACTGGGTTTCTGTGCAGTGATGaggtgtatgcctgtgtgtaagtgtgtgtcaatgtgttgGATATGTGGGGGGTGCCAGatatttaataataatgtttgttttctctcgTCCTGACATGCTTTtctaaaagaataaaaaataaaaaaacatctctATGTTTTTTCTccgtgtttgcatttgtgtgagaCTGTCAATgcaaggctctctctctctctctctctctctctctctctctgcaagtacatgtgtgtgtgtgtgtgtgtgtgtgtgtgtgtgtgtgtgtttgtaacggAGAAGGGACAGAGAGCGTGAATAAGCCAGCACAGTCGCTGTTCTCCTCTTGTATAAGCCAGCTAAACTAAAGGCAGTGGCCCCCAATGAAAAGATCCTCAGGTATTTATGAGAGAGCTGGGGCTGCCTATAGACCCCCACTCTCAAAGCCACCACTGGCTAAGAGCCTGAGAGGTAGGGATGGGCGCAAGGGCTTTAAAGGGAACACAGAACTATAATAGccagaaagaggggggggaccTGTAGagatagtgtgtgcatgtgtgtgtgtgagcgcctctctctctctctctctctctctctctctctctctctctctttctctgtgtgtgtgtgtgtgtctgacactgagagagagaaagagagcaaaagagtgtgtgtgtgtgagagagtaagagagagagagtgagagagtaagagagagagagagaacaaggacTCCCCATGAATTTCAACAGGGGGAACATCAGAGGCTCGGATAACCAATCAGCATGGCTCACCCAGAAAGCGCCTCGCCTTTTCAGCCACCGTATAATGAGATGGGCAGCATTCTGTTACAAAGGGAAACgcgagcacacgcacacacacacacgcacacactgatgaaGTAGTTTACTCTCTCCCTTAGTTACGGCCGGCAGTTATACAGTTTAAGGGAGGAATGCGGCGTTTATGGCGCGCGTCTGATTATCTATATAACCACGTCCAAAAATCCACCCCGCTGCTCGTTAATCAGAACAAGCGCAAGATGCTGAAATGGACCTTCTTTTCTGAATGTGGAGAGAGGCGGGGGAGACTGCCTGCCAAATCGTGTTTAACCTTTCAGACTCTGCCCGTGGAGATAGCGGCGACTAACAAAAAAAACGAAGCCGTAAAATAGGCCTGTGGTACCCCTATTTATCTTTGTATTCAGCGGCCTTCAATAGCACATACGCTCGTTATTCAATTCTTTTGGTGTGAAGGCCTCTATTACTCTGACTGTAACCCAAGCCCCTTCAAAAACACCCGTCCGCCTCCTAAATCGAAGCAGCATTTAAGCAGTATTACGGGTAAGGATAGTTTGACCTGGTTGAACACAACCAGAAAACCGaagttaattttttttcacTGGTTCGTTTCCATTTACAGCAAACAAAAGCTCTACTTATTTTGTCCCTAAGCCGAGTCTATTTTTAACCGCTTTAGTTCTCAGCTATTGCGTTACAGTGTAATAACTTTCATTCAACGTTTGGTGAAGGCAATGACACCTACAACTGTATCGGACGTTTCGTCATTAGGTTAGAGTTGCCTGGAATCATAGTAATTCAACGCAAAACAAGAAGAACGtgttataaaaaataataacaaaacaattacaaATCTTATAGAAGATACAATATTAACGATAAACTTGACACCGCACAGCACCTGACTGCGCCTACTTAAGTCCAGTGGTTCCTGGATCTTGGTTCTGATGCTTCTGGGGTTCCTATAGATGATCCTGTGCAATACTGTGTTTATAACCTATGGAGCAAAACGTGCAATTTAGTTTTTTCGTCAGCCCTTAAATAGTCCATAGGCCTACACTCCTGCGATTATTTGAACAACGATTAGGCCTACTTGCTCCAGTCGGTTTTATATCAGAGTGGCATCGCCTAAACCAAAGCATCTAGTTCACATAGCCCCAGGATACGGAAAGGGGACCCCTTGTTTTGACTGCTCCTCAGCGACCCCCGCCACCTCATGTCTACCATTTAGCGCAGTCATAAATTAATCATAGACTGTCTTTCGGCGCAATCTCATGGTGCTCTGCCATCGAACAGCGTATCCTTGCCATATGTTGCCGCGGGGGGTTTAATCTCGGCAAGAGAAAGGCAACCCCATTCAAATCCCAAAGTGAATTTCACACCCGATCAGTGGACGCCTTCTCCCATTGGAATGTCGCTGACAGACACGTCCAGGGCTTTGGACCAGCAAGACGCCTCATCGATTCGTGACCAAAGGATTGATGGACGCGCGAGTAAATTGATTACGCGAGCTGGTCAAGGGTTCAAAACAATCTCCTCGCTCGTTGGGGTGACTTTGCATTTAAGTGTggctactttttttattttacctgTCGGGGTAGGAGTGTCGATGCGCCAGTCTGTCATGTTAGCGTCAAAACCGTAACATCTCCTATGTCTTCTCTAAATCCTTAATTTTATTAGGGCTCTTTAGCACGACCACCCCCTCCACTGGTAGTTGCTGATTTAATTAAAGAATACACTGTGTGTAGGCTACCACATGCCGTTCTAACATATCCAACCGCTGGTTTAGGGCACTAGTAGCTTAAAGTAAACAAAGTAAATGTAACTAAAAGGTTtgagttttgtatttgtttcttttgttcctTAACTTGCATGGTTGGTGGAGGTGTTCCACTGTAAAGCTCCAGAGCAGAATTCTAAATAAGATACTGTGTCAATGAGTCTGTAGACAATAACTAACCAGAATTATAAGTGAATACAAAACATATAGTTTCCTCACCTTATAGGATAGTTGTTTCAACAAATCAGCCACAGTGTTTGATCCATAGCTGTAAATGAATGGGGGATTCCCTAGCCTAGCTCTCTTATCTGGAAGCTAGGGAATTTTGCTCCACGGAACAACATCAAGTAATTAGTGTTCTGCAATAATTCTGCGATAGCGGTGTGAACAATGTCTGGCGCTACTTTTAATCTTTATCTATCTTCGGTTTGTTCGGTTTGGTTTCCTCGTGTTCCTGTAAGCAGTAACTGTGTAGCCCTGTGCAGGCTAGGCTAcgttttccccctcctcctgggCGTATGGCTGGTCGCGCGCTGCTGTCAGAAGGCACACGCCGTCGGCTAATTCAGCGCGCGGGCAGCACTCGACCACTTTACGACCTCATTCAATCCGCACACGCGCCAGGCAGCACAAGCGACGCTCCACCTGTCAGATAGGCTCCGGTGGCCGCGCGCCTCAGCGGTATGTCGAGATGAAAAGAAGATAAGTCCCGCTTAACCAGTTAGTATCGGACCTTAGTGCGAAAGTTTGTCAAGAAGGTGGGGGATTGCCAATACTTATTAAACAACTGTCTTCCATTGTAACGTTAGTTTTTAGGCGTATGTACAGTTCACTTTGTAATTAGTACTTTATCTATTGAATGGTTTATTTTACATAACAAATTGCTTGCATTTTAAGTAGATGTAGGCAGCACTGACAGAATAAGGCCTATACTATAAATAAGCAGTTTTGTTTCAACTACTggcaaacgtgcacacacacacacagagagacacacatagacacaatcacacatgctGTAAATAAATGTGGATCATCCTAAATTCGAGAATATCACAGAATGCTAAACACACTGATAAAATGTTATCAAACAAAACGTCGTGGGGTCAGTGAGTCTCCATCCCATAGCACACAGATTTGGCATGCTGTTCGAGTTCAGGGGGTGCAACAGTATTCAAGTCACGTCCCCCTTAACCCGACACCAACCGAGCTTCTGAGCGATGCACCCCATTCATGCTATCCTCGGGGTTTAGCTCGACACTGATTTCTAAATTGCGAAGAGGGCTCGTGTTACTGTCTTGCCATCAGAAAATGGTGTGTTAGTTGTGTGTAGTTCAAACCAGATAATTACAAGTGGCAGACACGattgaataacacacacacacacacacacacatacatacacacacgcagacaaaaaGCACAGGAACCAGAAgtttatatttttcatattGCTTTATTGTGAGACTAGAGTGTAGAAAATATGGTTAAAGGCATATTcatctttcttttgtctgttaAAAACCAACCCTTTTAAGTGAAGGCAGTGTATAAGACGGGTTGCATCAAGAGACAATAATCAGTCCATTGTGCTCTGTTTGGACAATAGCTGCGTAACCTTTGATCATTGAGAACTCCGAGACATTACAATAACATGTAATTCCTATTAAATAAGACACGTCGGTGCTAAAATATAACCTGGAGTATCAAACCCCGAGAGAAGTCAGGTGCGATGCTTTTACACACTAAGTCTACACAGGCGAGAGGTCATTAAGCAATTAATATATtgtcaaaatatatacatattaaaAGAATGTGTACAAAACATCTATAAATCTCTTACATACAAAAATAGCTTAATATATCTCCAAAACAAACGTTTATACAAATAGAATTTCATATAATAAAATCCGCAAAAGTTGGAAGCATTTTTAGaattgtgtgtcagtgaaactCCTATACAAAGAGGGTTGTACGTTCTTTGATTGGATTTAGCATAGTTTGAGAACAATTAAATAGTGTTTTGTGTGGGCCACCCTGTCGTGGAGAGTCATTTTAAATTAGggcattttttttgtcataggATGCGCTAGAAGGATGGGTTCCAACACTGTAGACGCTTCTTTTCGCCCGACAGTAGGACGAACCGTCTTCTCTTTAAGTCCTTTGGCTCTTGGCATAGAGGCCCGATACCTGTCAGTGCCAGTTGAAGGGCCATTGCAGGACGTGGACTCAGGGGTCCGAAGCGCAAACGCAGTGCTTTGTGTTCGTAGAGAGCGTGGGGATCTACGGGACCCTTCTCGAGCGTTTGTTGAGGGGATGAAACAGCAACATCATCCtgtgatggaaaaaaaagaaagggtcTGATCAGACTTCAAActataaaacaacaacaacaacaacaaaagcaatATACTTCCACTGCCACTGCTAATAATACCATAACTCCTCATAAGAATATGATGACTAACACTAGGCTATTAAtaacagtaacaacaacaaacctgTGAGACGCTCAGAACCAATTGGTGAAGTCCAGCAGTTCTTGTTCCTCGGGACTTAACGGATGGTAAGAGCCCTCGTCTGAAGAGTATGATGACACTGGTGATCCTGCCATCGAGTTCATGTCGTTGGAGTAGTTCTGGGACATGGTGGGCGAGAGAACGCCCGACTGAAACGCGGCGCTTACTGCATCATGTTCGTCCAGCAGGTGCTGTAGGGCGCGGATGTACTCCACAGCCGAGCGCAGAGTTTCCACTTTGCTCATTTTCTTGTTGGCCGCACCGTTGGGGACGTGTTCCCGCAGCGTGGCGAAGCCGTTGTTGACAAGTTTCACCCGGTTGCGCTCTCTTTCATTCCGCCTCGCCACGGCGTGCGGCTGCTGCGGGGGAAGGCTGTAGCCAAAGCCGGCGAAGTTGAGCCTCCTTTTGCACCGCAGGAGTTCGGGCGAGGATGACCGGTGCCTCTTCACTTGCTTGGAGCCTGACGTGCTGCTGCACTGGCTGTCAGTCGGGCTTAGCTGGATGCTCTGTGCGGCTGCCGCAAAGAAGCACGACGGAGGGATGAACTGTTGCTGTCCGACGCTGATTTCCATCTTGGCAGTGATATCCATTTAAGATGTCgagtgggaaagaaaaaaaagacaaacgaAGCGAAGTCTAGCTGAGTTGAATGAAACACGCGTACGTTTTTGGATCACCCCGGTTGGCCGTGTGTCTAGCTCGTGGCGTTCACGTGTGGCTTTATGCTCTCTTCTTGGCCGCTGTTAAATGGGCAGTGCGGTGGACTCCGAGCCTTGCGCGGTCCTTGAATTGCTCTGAGTCCGGAGAGGGGCCGCCCGGGGCTTTTTCAACTCACGGGCAGCCCCCCACGCGCCCAACCTGACCACGCCTCCTCGCGCCTGCTGTATTCACCTTGGGCTGCGATGCTGTTGCAGCTCGTACGCCAGGCGCGTGCCACTCCTGCTACTGAATAAACAACAGCATCCTGCGCGCAACTGCTGTGCAACTTTGAGACTTTGGGAGTTCAGAGACAAGGAGAGTCAGCAGAAGCCTATTGTGAAAGTGTTGTGAGCGCAAGCCAACAGTTTTTGAAGTCGCTTTATCTCCTTGGTGCAACAACTTTTCATGCCTGACTTATTTTTTATCAAGCGCCAGGTGCAGCAACATGACATTCGTTATTGCTATTACAACTGCTTTTGCAAAGTCAAACGGCCTCCATAAACAAAACGTTTCCATTAGAAAGGACGTTATGTTTTAGCAAAGTAGGGCCGTCAGTCTTTATGAATAACCTGCATATATTTCTTTGAGAAACCACATGAATTAACTTATCTTATTGAAGAAAGCATTTTGTTCGTTTTAAATACCCTTACATGCTCATACCCTTACAAAATAAAGCAGTTACAAAACGGTGAACACTACACAATGACTaacttttaaaagcattttaCAACAACAAGCTCGGGCTCTGAGTGGGTTGTATAGGCTACTCCAGGCTACTCTGTTCCGTTTGGGTTGCTGGTCCTGAAAGACAGCTCTCCTCAGCACTGAGGGATGGAGGAGTGTATTATCTGAACCACAAGGAAACCGAGCACGGAAATCTCTCAACGTAAGCGCTACACTCAGGTGTAGCTCCGGTGAACAAAGTATTGGATTTCCCCCGTTGGTTGATTTAGTCCCCGCCAGCCTGACT
The sequence above is drawn from the Clupea harengus chromosome 16, Ch_v2.0.2, whole genome shotgun sequence genome and encodes:
- the LOC122133571 gene encoding uncharacterized protein LOC122133571, producing MMDERLFAVVASLAHKVATLDDFMRSLISQMDFRSLEMRLYKAKQLFLFLLEAQTGGAVAPTEGCISTEQLLLELKAGGLRRDQEEAVLRELTHLGALDLLDFLAYLPLFILIHNSVVNNPLDDTPNL
- the ascl1a gene encoding achaete-scute homolog 1a; this translates as MDITAKMEISVGQQQFIPPSCFFAAAAQSIQLSPTDSQCSSTSGSKQVKRHRSSSPELLRCKRRLNFAGFGYSLPPQQPHAVARRNERERNRVKLVNNGFATLREHVPNGAANKKMSKVETLRSAVEYIRALQHLLDEHDAVSAAFQSGVLSPTMSQNYSNDMNSMAGSPVSSYSSDEGSYHPLSPEEQELLDFTNWF